In Pseudomonadota bacterium, the sequence TTTTTCATATACAAATATTGATTTAGTTGAAACATTGTATGTTTGTTATTATTTTTTAAAAAGAAATTCAAACAAAAAAGTTATTCTTTTAGACGAGGAAAAGATCAAGAACCAGGAGCTTTTTGGTGATATTTTATTGGTTCCAGAACGATTTAAAGATAAAATAAATTGGAATGTCGATTTATTTTTTAACGCCTGTTCTCTTGCGGAGATGAATAAACAATATGTAAACGAATATATAAATTTAGTTAACACTGGAAAGCCAAAGATTATACTTCACTTAAATAGTAATTTTCTCGAATTCCCAGATTCAAAAAGGCACATTGAAACCCTGGCCTCGGAGTTCCACTTTGATTCTTCTTACTTTACTCTTCTTACTTTTTTTGTATCACCATGGGCGCCAGGTTATAGAGACAGGGAATTTATTTATTTTTCAAAAGATCTTATTAAAAGGTAGTCTGCCAAAAAGATAGTCTTCAATGGATGCGTTCAAAGAAAAGGTGATTTGCCTTTAATGGTCATGACTAAATACAATATCTTGCTATGAGATTAGTTCAACACACTTTAAGAAATAAGAACGGAAACGCTATATTAGGGAATACGCGAATACAAAACATCATTCGATATCAATTTTTTTCAAATTTTAGAGGTAGCGATTTTGATGGATTGGGTTGATAAGCATGAATAAATTTGCATAGGGGATAGGTGGTCGATATTTATGACTAAGACAGATAGTAATGATCATTGTAGATCATGGTATGAGGAGAGTTATAGTGATGCGGGGTTTAAGGCACAGCGGCTATACCCGAATGAAGAGTTATGTCGTTTTTTGGGCAGAGAGTATTTTCTAAAAACGGCCAAAGCAGAGCGGAATCAGGTTCGTATTCTGGAGTTAGGATGTGGTTCTTGCTCCAATTTGTGGATGATTGCCAAGGAAGGATTTGATGCATATGGCATTGATCTTTCCTCCGAAGGTGTTTATCTTGGTAGAAAAATGCTTGAGTGTTGGGGAGTGGAAGCACAACTTGATTTAGGAACAATGAGCGAGTTGCCATATGAAACCAATTTTTTTGATGTAGTCGTGGATGTATTTTCTTCTTATTGTCTTTGTGAGGAGGAACTTCATCGCTGTATCAGTGAGATAAGTAGAGTTCTGAAACCTGGCGGCAATTTTTTTTCTTATACCCCTGGAGCAAAGTCAGATGCGTTCATAAATCCTTTTCCCGCTAATAAAATTGATGATTGGACATTGGATGGAATAAGAAGAGAGGATTCACCATACTATGGAAATTTTTATCCATTTCGTTTCATTGCCCCACAGAACTATAAGACACTCCTTGAGAAGAATGGCTTTAAAGTAAGCTATTTGGAAACTGTCAGCAGGACATATAACAATATGCAGGAATATTTTGAGTTTGTTACCATAGTTGGGGAAAAAAATGAAACTTACTAAGAGTTTGCGAATGCAAACGCATGCCAAAAAATTTATTCCTGGAATGACCCAGCTTCTTTCCAAACGGCCTGACATGTTCACCGAAGGAGTTTGGCCTGGGTATTTCGACAAAGCCAAAGGCATAGAAGTCTGGGATCTGGACGGCAATAAGTATATTGATATGAGCATTTCCGGAATCGGGGCCAATGTGCTTGGATATTCCGACCCAGATGTAGATGCTGCAGTTATAGAAGCTATTTCCAAAGGAACAAGCTGCTCTCTTAATTGTCCTGAGGAGGTTGAATTGGCTGAGTTGCTCTGTACTCTCCATCCTTGGGCTGAGATGGTGAGATATGCCCGCACAGGCGGAGAAGCCATGGCCATGGCAGTGCGTTTAGCCCGCGCCCACACGGGGCGAGATAAAATTGCTTTTTGTGGATATCATGGCTGGCACGATTGGTATTTATCCGCCAACCTTGGAACTGAAAACGCACTTGGGGAACATTTACTATCTGGCTTAAGCCCTGCTGGAGTTCCAAAAGGACTCAAAGATACTGCCTTCCCATTTCGGTACAATCAATTAGAAGAGCTGAAAGAAATTGTATCAAAGCACGCTGGTGACCTCGCGGCTATTGTAATGGAGCCCATTCGGAATGTGAAACCTGAACCTGGCTTTATCGAAGGTGTTAAGGCCTTGGCTGAGGAAACAGGCGCAGTATTTATTGTAGATGAGATTTCGGCAGGATTCAGATATAATACTGGTGGATCTCATATGGTTTTCTTCTCAGATATGCCGGATATGGCTGTCTTTTCTAAAGCACTCGGAAATGGATATGCAATAGCTGCTGTTATTGGAAGTGCTAAGGTAATGGAGGCTGCACAAAATAGCTTTATCTCCAGCACCTGCTGGACTGAAAGGGTTGGTCCAACAGCAGCAATAGCGACAATTAAGAAACATAAGGCCGTTTCGGCTGGCCCTCATCTTATTATGATTGGGGAGAAAGTTCAGTCCGGCTGGAGGAAAATTTCGGAAAAACATAATCTCCCAATTCATATAAGCGGAATGAAACCGATGGGACATTTCGTCTTTGAGCATGAAAAAAAACAGACAATGAAAGCCTATTTTATTCAACTCATGCTTGAATATGGCTTTTTGGCATCTAATATGTTTTATGCAATGTATGCGCATTCTGTAGGCGATGTTGAAAAGTATCTGGATGCAGCTGACTTTGCATTTGAAAAAATCGCAAGATCAATAGCACAAAATGATATTGAAAAAAGATTAGTTGGAAAACCATCAACAGTTGGTTTTATGAGGCTTGCTTAGCATGGGGCCAGGAGGCGTCGTTGCCATTATTCAAGGGAGAATGGGGTCCAGTCGTCTTCCTGGAAAACTTTTAATGGAGGTCATGAAAAGGCCTTTATTGTCCTATCAAATAGAGCGGTTGCGATTGAATAAGTGGATTACTCAGATCGTAGTTGCAACAACGACAAACACAAAAGATGATCCTGTCGTTGAGTGTGCTCACGGAGAACAAGTGCAAGTTTATAGGGGGTCCGAGTACGATGTGCTGGACCGTTATTATCAGGCTGCAAAGACATTTTCAGCAGAACATGTCATACGTCTAACAGGTGACTGCCCATTAATTGATATAGACACCTGTGATAGAATTTTAAATGAATACTTCACAACAGGACTTGACTATGTCCGTACCGGGGAGAGTTTTGCGGAAGGACTGGATTGTGAAATTATGTCATTTGAAGCATTAGAATGCTCCTGGATGAGGGCCAAATTGAAATCCGAGAGAGAGCATGTGACTCTGTATATTCGAAACCATACTGAACAATTTGCTATTAGAATTGTTGAGAATGAGACGGATGACAGCAAATATCGTATTACTATAGATGAAGAAGCAGATTTTCATGTTGTAAAGGCAATTTTCAATAGTCTTTATACTCAAGAGAACCCGTATTTTGGTATAGAGGCAATAAAGAAATTTCTTAATGCTAACCCAGATATTTACGCATTGAATGCAAATATTATAAGGAATGAAGGGTTGTTGAAATCATTGGTGAAAGATCAGATAGTTATTGAGTAAGATGTTATGAAACGTATCCTAATTACTGGTATTACTGGCCTCTTAGGTTCGAATCTCGCTTTATATTTTATGAATAAAAGTAGCGTGTTTGGAGTTTTGAACAAGAGCAAAATTTTTATACCAAATATTTCGTTATTGAACGGAGATATTCAGAACGAGGATGATATTACGGATATCTTAAAGAAGATCAAGCCGGATATTATTATACATTGTGCTGCAGAGACAAATGTTGATTATTGCGAAGAAAATATACCTCACGCCACCCTTTTGAACGCCACAGCCACAAAATATTTGGCCAATTACAGTAAAATATCCTCATGTAAATTAATATATATTTCTACAGATGCAATTTATCGAGGGGACAGGGGGGATTACTTCGAATTTGAAACACCTGAACCACAAAATATATATTCGAAAACAAAGTTGGCCGGAGAATTTTTTGTTCAAGAAAAT encodes:
- a CDS encoding class I SAM-dependent methyltransferase; this encodes MTKTDSNDHCRSWYEESYSDAGFKAQRLYPNEELCRFLGREYFLKTAKAERNQVRILELGCGSCSNLWMIAKEGFDAYGIDLSSEGVYLGRKMLECWGVEAQLDLGTMSELPYETNFFDVVVDVFSSYCLCEEELHRCISEISRVLKPGGNFFSYTPGAKSDAFINPFPANKIDDWTLDGIRREDSPYYGNFYPFRFIAPQNYKTLLEKNGFKVSYLETVSRTYNNMQEYFEFVTIVGEKNETY
- a CDS encoding aminotransferase class III-fold pyridoxal phosphate-dependent enzyme, whose translation is MKLTKSLRMQTHAKKFIPGMTQLLSKRPDMFTEGVWPGYFDKAKGIEVWDLDGNKYIDMSISGIGANVLGYSDPDVDAAVIEAISKGTSCSLNCPEEVELAELLCTLHPWAEMVRYARTGGEAMAMAVRLARAHTGRDKIAFCGYHGWHDWYLSANLGTENALGEHLLSGLSPAGVPKGLKDTAFPFRYNQLEELKEIVSKHAGDLAAIVMEPIRNVKPEPGFIEGVKALAEETGAVFIVDEISAGFRYNTGGSHMVFFSDMPDMAVFSKALGNGYAIAAVIGSAKVMEAAQNSFISSTCWTERVGPTAAIATIKKHKAVSAGPHLIMIGEKVQSGWRKISEKHNLPIHISGMKPMGHFVFEHEKKQTMKAYFIQLMLEYGFLASNMFYAMYAHSVGDVEKYLDAADFAFEKIARSIAQNDIEKRLVGKPSTVGFMRLA
- a CDS encoding glycosyltransferase family protein — protein: MGSSRLPGKLLMEVMKRPLLSYQIERLRLNKWITQIVVATTTNTKDDPVVECAHGEQVQVYRGSEYDVLDRYYQAAKTFSAEHVIRLTGDCPLIDIDTCDRILNEYFTTGLDYVRTGESFAEGLDCEIMSFEALECSWMRAKLKSEREHVTLYIRNHTEQFAIRIVENETDDSKYRITIDEEADFHVVKAIFNSLYTQENPYFGIEAIKKFLNANPDIYALNANIIRNEGLLKSLVKDQIVIE